One genomic window of Geodermatophilus sp. DSM 44513 includes the following:
- a CDS encoding GAF domain-containing protein, translating into MTQGDPNPGTGPMDPAASEQLAATLVQMAGLVLSQETVRSAVELVTALASATAPGSAGAAVTLVDEHGTRTMAATTELAARADALQYSLDEGPCLTAARTGRIVRVDDAVGDRRWPAWNEAVTHLGIRSTLSAPLVSATATIGAIKLYALQPARFDEHAEQVMVLFARQAAILLAATQDLTSARALSRRLADALTDRDVIGQATGVLQARGLPDREAAFARLAAAAERSGRPVREVALELLTTVTAGDADSAPA; encoded by the coding sequence ATGACGCAGGGCGACCCCAACCCCGGCACGGGTCCGATGGACCCGGCCGCGTCTGAGCAGCTGGCGGCCACGTTGGTGCAGATGGCCGGGCTGGTGCTCTCCCAGGAGACGGTCCGCTCGGCGGTGGAGCTGGTGACCGCGCTGGCCTCGGCCACCGCGCCGGGCAGCGCAGGCGCGGCGGTCACCCTCGTCGACGAACACGGCACCCGGACGATGGCGGCGACCACCGAGCTGGCTGCGCGGGCAGACGCGCTGCAGTACTCCCTGGACGAGGGGCCGTGCCTGACCGCGGCGCGCACCGGGCGGATCGTGCGCGTCGACGACGCCGTCGGCGACCGCCGCTGGCCGGCGTGGAACGAGGCGGTCACGCACCTGGGCATCCGGTCGACGCTGAGCGCGCCACTGGTGTCCGCCACCGCGACCATCGGCGCGATCAAGCTGTACGCGCTGCAGCCGGCCCGGTTCGACGAGCACGCCGAGCAGGTCATGGTGCTCTTCGCCCGGCAGGCGGCGATCCTGCTCGCCGCCACCCAGGACCTGACCAGCGCCCGGGCGCTCAGCCGCCGACTGGCCGACGCGCTCACCGACCGGGACGTGATCGGCCAGGCCACCGGGGTGCTGCAGGCGCGCGGCCTGCCGGACCGCGAGGCCGCCTTCGCCCGGCTCGCCGCCGCGGCCGAGCGCTCCGGCCGCCCGGTGCGGGAGGTGGCCCTCGAGCTGCTGACCACGGTCACCGCCGGCGACGCCGACTCCGCACCGGCCTGA